Sequence from the Deltaproteobacteria bacterium genome:
CGCCGCACATGATGGTTCAGACTCCGACAGGCTGGGCTTTTCGGCACCGCCGAGCGCGCTCGGGCGCATCGTTCGGCGCTTGACAAGCGGGGGCGCTTTGGCGAAACACGTTTTAGTTCAGGCATATCGCCTTGTAAAGCCGCGAATCAGCTTCATGAAGCCCACCGCACATCGCGCGCCGTTTCGCTACGCGTTCGGGCGCACGGCGCTCGCAGCCGGACTCGCGGCGTCGATCTTTCTATTCGCATTCGCGACCGGCGCGGCGGCGGAAGACGGCTTCGATTCCACGTATTCGGCGTCGGCGGCGCTTTTTGCGGCGGTCGCGCGCGACGACGGCACCATCAACTTCGCCACCCTCGCGTTGAAAAAAGACGACGCCCTCGCCGCGGCCGAAGCATTCGATGAGCTCGACGAAGACGACTACGCCGCGCTGCCGACCGACGACCGGCGCGCGTATTGGATCAACGCCTACAACACGTTCGTGCTCGTCGTGATCGCCGAGAATTACCCCCTCAAGGTGAAGAGCGACTCGCGCTATCCCGCCGGCTCGCCCATGACCATCGACGGCGCGTGGCACGACCGCAAGTTCCGCACCGCGCTGGGCAAGGTCACGCTCAACCGCATCGAGAACAACATCCTGCCCGAGCTCGGCAACCCGATGACGGCCTTCGGCCTCGCGAACGGCACCCGCGCCGCGCCCGTGCTCGCGAAGGAGCCGTACCGGGCCGCCACGCTCGCCGCGCAGCTCGATGCGTCGGCCACCCGCTTCTTCAACAACCCGGCGAACGTGAAGGTCACGCCGGACGGGCGCACGCTCGAGATCACGAACTGGCTCAAGATGCTCGGGCCGCGTCTCGCGTCCACGTTCGCGCAGCAGCGCGATCAATACGTGCGCCGCGACAAGTTCGAGATCGCCG
This genomic interval carries:
- a CDS encoding DUF547 domain-containing protein; the encoded protein is MKPTAHRAPFRYAFGRTALAAGLAASIFLFAFATGAAAEDGFDSTYSASAALFAAVARDDGTINFATLALKKDDALAAAEAFDELDEDDYAALPTDDRRAYWINAYNTFVLVVIAENYPLKVKSDSRYPAGSPMTIDGAWHDRKFRTALGKVTLNRIENNILPELGNPMTAFGLANGTRAAPVLAKEPYRAATLAAQLDASATRFFNNPANVKVTPDGRTLEITNWLKMLGPRLASTFAQQRDQYVRRDKFEIAVMNAILKFHTDAALRETVRKNAFDFKWIEPDWSANDVR